In Ovis aries strain OAR_USU_Benz2616 breed Rambouillet chromosome 13, ARS-UI_Ramb_v3.0, whole genome shotgun sequence, the genomic window AGGTTTCCCACAATTTCTTATAGCTTTGTAAGGcaggagaggacttccctggtggctcagtggtaaagaatctgcctgccaatgcaggagatgtgggttcaatccctgatgcaggaagattctctggaggagatgtcaaacctctccagtatttttgcctgggaaattccatgcacaggggagcctggtgggctatatagtccatggggtcaccaagagtcagatacaactaagctgagtgactaaacaacaacaaggggtGCGCAGTGCTGACAGACGTTTTTCTGTCACTTGTAAGCTGCCAATGGTGTTAAAGGAACTCTCTTCATGTTACTGGATCTCGTTAACTGAAATTTCCCAGTTTATTCTTCAAAGGTGTGAAGAGTGTTTTATACAGTTAAAATTTAGATTTCATGAAAAATTTAGCCATGTGAAAACTTTCTCAAGGTTACCACAATTACAGGAAGCCCCATTGGTAGCAATATTTAAGGAGACAAAAGTAGCAAAACATACGTGAACaggatattataattattttagttGTATCTTCTTAGAGTAAGTATTTGGGAAAAGATTAAATTTATCTCTAGTATTCATTTGATTCAATCAGAAATTGATGGAAAAAATGGAGACATCAAGGTCAGTGACACAGAAAAAGCCTGGACAGTGCAACACACAACAGTCATGCAGAATAGCTTTATCGTAACTGTCACGGACTCGGAGAGCGTTACAGAGGAAAACACAGATTCACAACTGTATTCCCTCATGTGGTATTATGATCGAACACCAGTTTACAGCTTATAAAATCATCAGGAAACTCATtaggtgaattctttatataCTTTTGTTTGCTTCATTAAAGCCTTTTATAAACAGAGGTTAACACAAAAAGTGAGAGCTAAGTTAGCCTGGTGTAAAACATCTGTGAACAAATTTTCATTTACTGATGATCATAATCAAGGCAGAAACTATGATGAATTCTGGGAACTTAACTATAAAACAGAAGTCTGATTAATGAGTATTTGAATTTTACTTTCCTCTTCCATCTCTAGTTTCAAACAGTCAATCTTATTGCTGAGACCCATCGACCCTCTTTTCTGCAAAATAATACTCCAAACTGCAGTTGAAAACTACACTCTGGATCAGTAAACAGCAAAAGCCGAGATGCCACCGCAGCTAAGGCACACAGTCAGCTATTTCCTTTCAAACGTGACAGTTTAGCAAGCTGCTTGGCTCTCTCATGCCTGgtttttattagagaaattcacTAAAATAAATCAAACTAGCATTTGATCAATGGATTGGGGCTGGGAgtggttcttttccttttttacctGATTTCCATTGGGCTGGATCACCTTCAAGGGTGTTTCCTGGACCGCCGGGCTGACTGCAGTCGAGTATGTGTAGGCGACCTGGGGGATCAGGATGGTCTGCTTGTTGGCAGCCAGTGCTCGCAAGCACGGAACGCTGTTCTGGTCAGCGATGGCCACGATCGTGGGTAACTGGGCAGTGACGGTAGGTATAGCAATATTTATGGGGTTGGCACTTGGTGGGATTACATTTACAACTGGTTCTGAGTCTGTAACACAACTGTCCTTTTGTGGCTCCTTTTTTGCACAAGACAAGTTCAAGGGTTCTTCCTGGACAGAATAAACACTGTTCTGGTAAACACTAGTGATAGTTGGCCTTTCCAATAACTCGCCCTGCTGCTTTGGTAGTGAAAGATCAAGAGGTTCGACCTGCGGCTCTTCCTGTGCCCCTTCTGTCGGGTACGAGTAACCCTGTGCGCTTCTGGAGGAAGAGAGGttcaggggagaaggggaggaggcgCTGCTTCCGGAACCATTGATGGCCGAGCCCCCTGGTAAGACGGGGGAGCTAGCTCTCTTCAGAGGGCTCTGgcggttccctgtgctgtcctgGGTTTCATCTGCATCTGCAGCCTGAGGCTGACCGTCGCTCTTGGCAGGGGTGTTGGCTTTGCCTGGTTCCGGGGAAGATGGTTCAGAAGACTGCACTGAGATCTGTCCCGCTTGCATCTTTTCAAACCACTTTTTCACTACATCCAGTGGTAGGTTCACGGAATCGGCAATTTTTGAGAGCTCTTCTGCACTTGGCTGTGCGTTCAAAGCATAATATGCTTTCAGAAGAGACAAGAGGTTCTTTAAAGGTGGCTGACTGGGAGACAAACTGCCATCTCCGGACCCCGATGGAGCGGAGGCCTCGGGCTTCGCAGCTTCTGGGGTGGGGGGCCGAGGGGGCTGGGCGGGCTGCTTCAGGTCATAGTGCTTCAGCTCCGGAAGTGCATTGATGTCCCCGGGACAGTCGTCACACAGGAGGCAAGTGCTGTCGTTCCCTCCCCCTTCAAAGCTTTTGTCCTTCTCAGACTTGACAGTAAGATCTTCTGGTAACTTTTCACTTTTGCAATTGTTGGTGGGGActggggtttctttttttaaattctgaggaACAACTTGAAGTTGGCTAGGTTGTTCAAGACTGTAGTTAATGATGATTTTGGTTGTTCCATCTTGATCAACCAGAGGAAGACTGATGGCTGAAATAACAGAATGGCCGCCTTGCTGGATGGATGAAGCACTGATTGTTTCTTGTTCTTTGGATGCAAGACTGGCTTGATTATTCTCCAAAACTTGCCTGATGACATTACCATCTACCGCCACTTTAAGTACATTCTGAATATCGCTTAAATTGATGCTGATGGGGGACACCAAACCCACCGTTGGCAGAACGACGGCCTGCACCACACCCTGAGGAGAACTGGTTGCCTGTAAGGGGCCACCACCACTGAAAACCCCGTTCTGTAGAGGGGCTGAGCAGTTGATTCCTGAAGCAACCACTATGGGTTTGAACTCGTAATCCACAGGTTCGGTTTTGATCTGGTTTACGGGAAGTTGCTCTTGCAGGGGCTTGTTCTCTGTCTTCTGCCGCATCTGTGGCCGCGTGGGGCTGCCTGGAGAGGCCGAGAGCGAGGGTGAGGGGCACTGCGAGGTCTTGAGCCCTGTTCTCGGCCGCCCGTTCACAGGCATCAGGCTGATACATTTCTTACTGCTGATGTGTGAGCTGTAGGAACCAGAATGGGAAAAACGTTTCTTGCAGTTTGGGCATTCATATGGCTTCTctcctaaacaacaacaaaaagttacaTTCGTAAATTTTCACATATTCACATTTTCCCTAAAACAAGCAGTATCAATTTAAAAAGGGGGTTACCATGTGTGCTTGTGATACAATTTAGAATCATCACTTTTAAGTTGAAAACCTACATAAATGTCAAGCACCAGTAAAATGTTAGTTTGAACTATGTGCTGACCAGTAAGAGAATCTTCTCTTCAGGTGTGTAAAACAGTTTTGTTCACTTTTAAAAGTTCAAATCTTTCTCAGATACCAAAAAATTATCTCTCACTCtttcaagtaatttttttcttatcctGTGTCACTAAACCATGTAATTCTCTATATTTTACTCTACTTAACCATCTATAGGAGAAATTAATATTAGACAAAAGGAAGCAAAATCTCCCCTAAGACTTAATAACTGTGGACATCTATCCTTGACTGTATGAGTCATATGAGTATCTATCCTCCCTATATTCATAGGTTTGCTTGAAAAGACCTTTTTCAGTggggaagaaaaatttaaatacaagtaTTGTTACAAGCCTTGACTTATTAAGCTGGGATgtacgtgtgtgcttagtcgctcagtcgtgtctgacagtttatgaccccatggactgtagcccaccaggctcctctgtacatgggattctccaggccagaatactggagtgggtagccatgcccttctccaggggatcttcccaacccagggatcaaacccaggtctcctgcattgcaggcggattctttactgtctgagccaccagggaagcccaatactactggagtggtagcctatcccttctccaggggaacctccccacccaggaattgagccagggtctcctgcactgcaggcagattctttaccaggtgagctacgaGGGATGTATGTACTTCTAGATAAATAAGGCAGTGttctctgtgtgctcagttgctcagttgtgtccagctctttgcaaccccacggactgtagcctgcctgattcctctgtccatggg contains:
- the ZEB1 gene encoding zinc finger E-box-binding homeobox 1 isoform X7, which codes for MPDDDLPSDQTVLPGSSAREGSAKSCWEDDAGKEGQEILGPEARADEVGCAVKDDECDSEAENEQNHDPNVEELLQQEDTAVIYPEAPEDDQRQGTPEASGHDENGTPDAFSQLLTCPYCDRGYKRFTSLKEHIKYRHEKNEDNFSCSLCSYTFAYRTQLERHMTSHKSGREQRHVTQSGGNRKFKCTECGKAFKYKHHLKEHLRIHSGEKPYECPNCKKRFSHSGSYSSHISSKKCISLMPVNGRPRTGLKTSQCPSPSLSASPGSPTRPQMRQKTENKPLQEQLPVNQIKTEPVDYEFKPIVVASGINCSAPLQNGVFSGGGPLQATSSPQGVVQAVVLPTVGLVSPISINLSDIQNVLKVAVDGNVIRQVLENNQASLASKEQETISASSIQQGGHSVISAISLPLVDQDGTTKIIINYSLEQPSQLQVVPQNLKKETPVPTNNCKSEKLPEDLTVKSEKDKSFEGGGNDSTCLLCDDCPGDINALPELKHYDLKQPAQPPRPPTPEAAKPEASAPSGSGDGSLSPSQPPLKNLLSLLKAYYALNAQPSAEELSKIADSVNLPLDVVKKWFEKMQAGQISVQSSEPSSPEPGKANTPAKSDGQPQAADADETQDSTGNRQSPLKRASSPVLPGGSAINGSGSSASSPSPLNLSSSRSAQGYSYPTEGAQEEPQVEPLDLSLPKQQGELLERPTITSVYQNSVYSVQEEPLNLSCAKKEPQKDSCVTDSEPVVNVIPPSANPINIAIPTVTAQLPTIVAIADQNSVPCLRALAANKQTILIPQVAYTYSTAVSPAVQETPLKVIQPNGNQDERQDTSSEGVSNVEDQNDSDSTPPKKKMRKTENGMYACDLCDKIFQKSSSLLRHKYEHTGKRPHECGICKKAFKHKHHLIEHMRLHSGEKPYQCDKCGKRFSHSGSYSQHMNHRYSYCKREAEEREPPEPGAAGPGVPPEQHAGQGDSDERESSTREEDEDSEKEEEEEEEERELEELEEEKGSGAAQGAEEVEEEVEDGEEEMDDEEDEEEEAEEEGERAETEGVGQGAGAGSQAHSLEHKVSEGSEQVSEEKTNEA
- the ZEB1 gene encoding zinc finger E-box-binding homeobox 1 isoform X6, yielding MADGPRCKRRKQANPRRNNVTNYNTVVETNSDSDDEDKLHIVEEESITDAADCEGGMPDDDLPSDQTVLPGSSAREGSAKSCWEDDGKEGQEILGPEARADEVGCAGTPDAFSQLLTCPYCDRGYKRFTSLKEHIKYRHEKNEDNFSCSLCSYTFAYRTQLERHMTSHKSGREQRHVTQSGGNRKFKCTECGKAFKYKHHLKEHLRIHSGEKPYECPNCKKRFSHSGSYSSHISSKKCISLMPVNGRPRTGLKTSQCPSPSLSASPGSPTRPQMRQKTENKPLQEQLPVNQIKTEPVDYEFKPIVVASGINCSAPLQNGVFSGGGPLQATSSPQGVVQAVVLPTVGLVSPISINLSDIQNVLKVAVDGNVIRQVLENNQASLASKEQETISASSIQQGGHSVISAISLPLVDQDGTTKIIINYSLEQPSQLQVVPQNLKKETPVPTNNCKSEKLPEDLTVKSEKDKSFEGGGNDSTCLLCDDCPGDINALPELKHYDLKQPAQPPRPPTPEAAKPEASAPSGSGDGSLSPSQPPLKNLLSLLKAYYALNAQPSAEELSKIADSVNLPLDVVKKWFEKMQAGQISVQSSEPSSPEPGKANTPAKSDGQPQAADADETQDSTGNRQSPLKRASSPVLPGGSAINGSGSSASSPSPLNLSSSRSAQGYSYPTEGAQEEPQVEPLDLSLPKQQGELLERPTITSVYQNSVYSVQEEPLNLSCAKKEPQKDSCVTDSEPVVNVIPPSANPINIAIPTVTAQLPTIVAIADQNSVPCLRALAANKQTILIPQVAYTYSTAVSPAVQETPLKVIQPNGNQDERQDTSSEGVSNVEDQNDSDSTPPKKKMRKTENGMYACDLCDKIFQKSSSLLRHKYEHTGKRPHECGICKKAFKHKHHLIEHMRLHSGEKPYQCDKCGKRFSHSGSYSQHMNHRYSYCKREAEEREPPEPGAAGPGVPPEQHAGQGDSDERESSTREEDEDSEKEEEEEEEERELEELEEEKGSGAAQGAEEVEEEVEDGEEEMDDEEDEEEEAEEEGERAETEGVGQGAGAGSQAHSLEHKVSEGSEQVSEEKTNEA
- the ZEB1 gene encoding zinc finger E-box-binding homeobox 1 isoform X3, with translation MATCAVTNYNTVVETNSDSDDEDKLHIVEEESITDAADCEGGMPDDDLPSDQTVLPGSSAREGSAKSCWEDDAGKEGQEILGPEARADEVGCAVKDDECDSEAENEQNHDPNVEELLQQEDTAVIYPEAPEDDQRQGTPEASGHDENGTPDAFSQLLTCPYCDRGYKRFTSLKEHIKYRHEKNEDNFSCSLCSYTFAYRTQLERHMTSHKSGREQRHVTQSGGNRKFKCTECGKAFKYKHHLKEHLRIHSGEKPYECPNCKKRFSHSGSYSSHISSKKCISLMPVNGRPRTGLKTSQCPSPSLSASPGSPTRPQMRQKTENKPLQEQLPVNQIKTEPVDYEFKPIVVASGINCSAPLQNGVFSGGGPLQATSSPQGVVQAVVLPTVGLVSPISINLSDIQNVLKVAVDGNVIRQVLENNQASLASKEQETISASSIQQGGHSVISAISLPLVDQDGTTKIIINYSLEQPSQLQVVPQNLKKETPVPTNNCKSEKLPEDLTVKSEKDKSFEGGGNDSTCLLCDDCPGDINALPELKHYDLKQPAQPPRPPTPEAAKPEASAPSGSGDGSLSPSQPPLKNLLSLLKAYYALNAQPSAEELSKIADSVNLPLDVVKKWFEKMQAGQISVQSSEPSSPEPGKANTPAKSDGQPQAADADETQDSTGNRQSPLKRASSPVLPGGSAINGSGSSASSPSPLNLSSSRSAQGYSYPTEGAQEEPQVEPLDLSLPKQQGELLERPTITSVYQNSVYSVQEEPLNLSCAKKEPQKDSCVTDSEPVVNVIPPSANPINIAIPTVTAQLPTIVAIADQNSVPCLRALAANKQTILIPQVAYTYSTAVSPAVQETPLKVIQPNGNQDERQDTSSEGVSNVEDQNDSDSTPPKKKMRKTENGMYACDLCDKIFQKSSSLLRHKYEHTGKRPHECGICKKAFKHKHHLIEHMRLHSGEKPYQCDKCGKRFSHSGSYSQHMNHRYSYCKREAEEREPPEPGAAGPGVPPEQHAGQGDSDERESSTREEDEDSEKEEEEEEEERELEELEEEKGSGAAQGAEEVEEEVEDGEEEMDDEEDEEEEAEEEGERAETEGVGQGAGAGSQAHSLEHKVSEGSEQVSEEKTNEA
- the ZEB1 gene encoding zinc finger E-box-binding homeobox 1 isoform X2; the encoded protein is MADGPRCKRRKQANPRRNNVTNYNTVVETNSDSDDEDKLHIVEEESITDAADCEGGMPDDDLPSDQTVLPGSSAREGSAKSCWEDDGKEGQEILGPEARADEVGCAVKDDECDSEAENEQNHDPNVEELLQQEDTAVIYPEAPEDDQRQGTPEASGHDENGTPDAFSQLLTCPYCDRGYKRFTSLKEHIKYRHEKNEDNFSCSLCSYTFAYRTQLERHMTSHKSGREQRHVTQSGGNRKFKCTECGKAFKYKHHLKEHLRIHSGEKPYECPNCKKRFSHSGSYSSHISSKKCISLMPVNGRPRTGLKTSQCPSPSLSASPGSPTRPQMRQKTENKPLQEQLPVNQIKTEPVDYEFKPIVVASGINCSAPLQNGVFSGGGPLQATSSPQGVVQAVVLPTVGLVSPISINLSDIQNVLKVAVDGNVIRQVLENNQASLASKEQETISASSIQQGGHSVISAISLPLVDQDGTTKIIINYSLEQPSQLQVVPQNLKKETPVPTNNCKSEKLPEDLTVKSEKDKSFEGGGNDSTCLLCDDCPGDINALPELKHYDLKQPAQPPRPPTPEAAKPEASAPSGSGDGSLSPSQPPLKNLLSLLKAYYALNAQPSAEELSKIADSVNLPLDVVKKWFEKMQAGQISVQSSEPSSPEPGKANTPAKSDGQPQAADADETQDSTGNRQSPLKRASSPVLPGGSAINGSGSSASSPSPLNLSSSRSAQGYSYPTEGAQEEPQVEPLDLSLPKQQGELLERPTITSVYQNSVYSVQEEPLNLSCAKKEPQKDSCVTDSEPVVNVIPPSANPINIAIPTVTAQLPTIVAIADQNSVPCLRALAANKQTILIPQVAYTYSTAVSPAVQETPLKVIQPNGNQDERQDTSSEGVSNVEDQNDSDSTPPKKKMRKTENGMYACDLCDKIFQKSSSLLRHKYEHTGKRPHECGICKKAFKHKHHLIEHMRLHSGEKPYQCDKCGKRFSHSGSYSQHMNHRYSYCKREAEEREPPEPGAAGPGVPPEQHAGQGDSDERESSTREEDEDSEKEEEEEEEERELEELEEEKGSGAAQGAEEVEEEVEDGEEEMDDEEDEEEEAEEEGERAETEGVGQGAGAGSQAHSLEHKVSEGSEQVSEEKTNEA
- the ZEB1 gene encoding zinc finger E-box-binding homeobox 1 isoform X4 — protein: MKVTNYNTVVETNSDSDDEDKLHIVEEESITDAADCEGGMPDDDLPSDQTVLPGSSAREGSAKSCWEDDAGKEGQEILGPEARADEVGCAVKDDECDSEAENEQNHDPNVEELLQQEDTAVIYPEAPEDDQRQGTPEASGHDENGTPDAFSQLLTCPYCDRGYKRFTSLKEHIKYRHEKNEDNFSCSLCSYTFAYRTQLERHMTSHKSGREQRHVTQSGGNRKFKCTECGKAFKYKHHLKEHLRIHSGEKPYECPNCKKRFSHSGSYSSHISSKKCISLMPVNGRPRTGLKTSQCPSPSLSASPGSPTRPQMRQKTENKPLQEQLPVNQIKTEPVDYEFKPIVVASGINCSAPLQNGVFSGGGPLQATSSPQGVVQAVVLPTVGLVSPISINLSDIQNVLKVAVDGNVIRQVLENNQASLASKEQETISASSIQQGGHSVISAISLPLVDQDGTTKIIINYSLEQPSQLQVVPQNLKKETPVPTNNCKSEKLPEDLTVKSEKDKSFEGGGNDSTCLLCDDCPGDINALPELKHYDLKQPAQPPRPPTPEAAKPEASAPSGSGDGSLSPSQPPLKNLLSLLKAYYALNAQPSAEELSKIADSVNLPLDVVKKWFEKMQAGQISVQSSEPSSPEPGKANTPAKSDGQPQAADADETQDSTGNRQSPLKRASSPVLPGGSAINGSGSSASSPSPLNLSSSRSAQGYSYPTEGAQEEPQVEPLDLSLPKQQGELLERPTITSVYQNSVYSVQEEPLNLSCAKKEPQKDSCVTDSEPVVNVIPPSANPINIAIPTVTAQLPTIVAIADQNSVPCLRALAANKQTILIPQVAYTYSTAVSPAVQETPLKVIQPNGNQDERQDTSSEGVSNVEDQNDSDSTPPKKKMRKTENGMYACDLCDKIFQKSSSLLRHKYEHTGKRPHECGICKKAFKHKHHLIEHMRLHSGEKPYQCDKCGKRFSHSGSYSQHMNHRYSYCKREAEEREPPEPGAAGPGVPPEQHAGQGDSDERESSTREEDEDSEKEEEEEEEERELEELEEEKGSGAAQGAEEVEEEVEDGEEEMDDEEDEEEEAEEEGERAETEGVGQGAGAGSQAHSLEHKVSEGSEQVSEEKTNEA
- the ZEB1 gene encoding zinc finger E-box-binding homeobox 1 isoform X1, with the protein product MADGPRCKRRKQANPRRNNVTNYNTVVETNSDSDDEDKLHIVEEESITDAADCEGGMPDDDLPSDQTVLPGSSAREGSAKSCWEDDAGKEGQEILGPEARADEVGCAVKDDECDSEAENEQNHDPNVEELLQQEDTAVIYPEAPEDDQRQGTPEASGHDENGTPDAFSQLLTCPYCDRGYKRFTSLKEHIKYRHEKNEDNFSCSLCSYTFAYRTQLERHMTSHKSGREQRHVTQSGGNRKFKCTECGKAFKYKHHLKEHLRIHSGEKPYECPNCKKRFSHSGSYSSHISSKKCISLMPVNGRPRTGLKTSQCPSPSLSASPGSPTRPQMRQKTENKPLQEQLPVNQIKTEPVDYEFKPIVVASGINCSAPLQNGVFSGGGPLQATSSPQGVVQAVVLPTVGLVSPISINLSDIQNVLKVAVDGNVIRQVLENNQASLASKEQETISASSIQQGGHSVISAISLPLVDQDGTTKIIINYSLEQPSQLQVVPQNLKKETPVPTNNCKSEKLPEDLTVKSEKDKSFEGGGNDSTCLLCDDCPGDINALPELKHYDLKQPAQPPRPPTPEAAKPEASAPSGSGDGSLSPSQPPLKNLLSLLKAYYALNAQPSAEELSKIADSVNLPLDVVKKWFEKMQAGQISVQSSEPSSPEPGKANTPAKSDGQPQAADADETQDSTGNRQSPLKRASSPVLPGGSAINGSGSSASSPSPLNLSSSRSAQGYSYPTEGAQEEPQVEPLDLSLPKQQGELLERPTITSVYQNSVYSVQEEPLNLSCAKKEPQKDSCVTDSEPVVNVIPPSANPINIAIPTVTAQLPTIVAIADQNSVPCLRALAANKQTILIPQVAYTYSTAVSPAVQETPLKVIQPNGNQDERQDTSSEGVSNVEDQNDSDSTPPKKKMRKTENGMYACDLCDKIFQKSSSLLRHKYEHTGKRPHECGICKKAFKHKHHLIEHMRLHSGEKPYQCDKCGKRFSHSGSYSQHMNHRYSYCKREAEEREPPEPGAAGPGVPPEQHAGQGDSDERESSTREEDEDSEKEEEEEEEERELEELEEEKGSGAAQGAEEVEEEVEDGEEEMDDEEDEEEEAEEEGERAETEGVGQGAGAGSQAHSLEHKVSEGSEQVSEEKTNEA
- the ZEB1 gene encoding zinc finger E-box-binding homeobox 1 isoform X5 gives rise to the protein MADGPRCKRRKQANPRRNNVTNYNTVVETNSDSDDEDKLHIVEEESITDAADCEGGMPDDDLPSDQTVLPGSSAREGSAKSCWEDDAGKEGQEILGPEARADEVGCAGTPDAFSQLLTCPYCDRGYKRFTSLKEHIKYRHEKNEDNFSCSLCSYTFAYRTQLERHMTSHKSGREQRHVTQSGGNRKFKCTECGKAFKYKHHLKEHLRIHSGEKPYECPNCKKRFSHSGSYSSHISSKKCISLMPVNGRPRTGLKTSQCPSPSLSASPGSPTRPQMRQKTENKPLQEQLPVNQIKTEPVDYEFKPIVVASGINCSAPLQNGVFSGGGPLQATSSPQGVVQAVVLPTVGLVSPISINLSDIQNVLKVAVDGNVIRQVLENNQASLASKEQETISASSIQQGGHSVISAISLPLVDQDGTTKIIINYSLEQPSQLQVVPQNLKKETPVPTNNCKSEKLPEDLTVKSEKDKSFEGGGNDSTCLLCDDCPGDINALPELKHYDLKQPAQPPRPPTPEAAKPEASAPSGSGDGSLSPSQPPLKNLLSLLKAYYALNAQPSAEELSKIADSVNLPLDVVKKWFEKMQAGQISVQSSEPSSPEPGKANTPAKSDGQPQAADADETQDSTGNRQSPLKRASSPVLPGGSAINGSGSSASSPSPLNLSSSRSAQGYSYPTEGAQEEPQVEPLDLSLPKQQGELLERPTITSVYQNSVYSVQEEPLNLSCAKKEPQKDSCVTDSEPVVNVIPPSANPINIAIPTVTAQLPTIVAIADQNSVPCLRALAANKQTILIPQVAYTYSTAVSPAVQETPLKVIQPNGNQDERQDTSSEGVSNVEDQNDSDSTPPKKKMRKTENGMYACDLCDKIFQKSSSLLRHKYEHTGKRPHECGICKKAFKHKHHLIEHMRLHSGEKPYQCDKCGKRFSHSGSYSQHMNHRYSYCKREAEEREPPEPGAAGPGVPPEQHAGQGDSDERESSTREEDEDSEKEEEEEEEERELEELEEEKGSGAAQGAEEVEEEVEDGEEEMDDEEDEEEEAEEEGERAETEGVGQGAGAGSQAHSLEHKVSEGSEQVSEEKTNEA